Proteins co-encoded in one Clarias gariepinus isolate MV-2021 ecotype Netherlands chromosome 13, CGAR_prim_01v2, whole genome shotgun sequence genomic window:
- the LOC128535298 gene encoding ER membrane protein complex subunit 7-like: MLFSFGDGLILTVLLFAFCTRFNGVEGNEERFRIEGRALVYGVRAEEWTPRAHVLLHGEEHVGFVRLDGSFTVNDVPPGSYVLHIASPVYRFEPVRVDITATGKMRARRVNYIRTSEVLQLPYPVQMRCTGQHSYFIKRDTWGWSDFFMNPMVLMMVLPLLIILLLPKLINMNDPGMRREMEQSMNMLNPSPELPDVSELMTKFFAPPNSHGKSGTHRGHRGSGPRRR; encoded by the exons ATGCTGTTTAGTTTCGGTGACGGTTTAATTCTAACGGTTCTGTTGTTTGCGTTCTGCACGCGCTTTAACGGCGTAGAGGGAAATGAAGAAAGATTCCGCATCGAGGGTCGCGCGCTCGTGTACGGCGTGAGGGCAGAGGAGTGGACTCCGCGCGCGCATGTGCTGCTGCATGGAGAAGAGCATGTCGGCTTCGTCAG ACTTGATGGAAGTTTCACTGTCAATGATGTGCCGCCCGGATCTTACGTGCTCCACATTGCGTCTCCGGTGTACAGATTCGAGCCTGTCCGAGTTGATATCACTGCTACAGGGAAAATGCG TGCCAGAAGAGTGAATTACATCAGGACATCTGAGGTATTGCAGCTGCCATACCCTGTTCAGATGAGATGTACAGGACAACATTCATACTTTATAAAACGGGACACATGGGGTTGGTCCGATTTCTTCATGAACCCTATG GTTCTCATGATGGTGCTTCCACTTTTGATTATCCTTCTTCTCCCGAAGCTTATCAACATGAATGACCCAGGGATGAGGAGG GAAATGGAACAGTCAATGAATATGCTCAATCCCAGCCCTGAGCTTCCAGATGTGTCTGAGCTCATGACCAAGTTCTTTGCCCCACCTAACAGCCACGGTAAATCAGGAACGCACAGGGGGCACAGAGGCAGTGGTCCACGCAGGAGATAG